Proteins encoded by one window of Arachis hypogaea cultivar Tifrunner chromosome 1, arahy.Tifrunner.gnm2.J5K5, whole genome shotgun sequence:
- the LOC112698182 gene encoding uncharacterized protein has translation MVREEWRNLGEVQFTDKLKALMVPLGKWHKDKFGDMDKKILQFEEEIRKIDELAGNGVYDDTTEARRKAIILRSKHAKDMDKNTRYFHNLASARRRNNRIDALMINGRLIRNQARIKIAIRDFYKDLYHQERSPVVGFRDGLVKRIDEEKSIELERLPTSEEIREAVWDCESSKAPGSDGTT, from the exons ATGGTCAGAGAGGAATGGAGGAACCTTGGTGAAGTGCAATTCACGGATAAGCTGAAGGCTCTTATGGTGCCTTTGGGAAAATGGCATAAGGACAAATTTGGTGACATGGATAAAAAAATTCTTCAATTCGAGGAGGAGATCAGGAAGATAGATGAGTTGGCAGGAAATGGAGTTTATGATGATACAACGGAGGCTAGAAGGAAGGCTATA ATATTGCGCTCCAAGCATGCAAAGGATATGGATAAAAACACTAGGTACTTCCATAACTTGGCGTCGGCAAGAAGGAGGAACAATAGAATTGATGCCCTAATGATCAACGGAAGGTTGATAAGAAATCAAGCTCGGATCAAGATTGCTATCAGAGATTTTTATAAAGACTTGTACCACCAGGAGAGATCACCGGTGGTGGGATTTAGGGACGGACTGGTAAAAAGGATTGATGAAGAGAAATCCATAGAGTTAGAGAGATTACCGACATCGGAGGAGATTCGAGAGGCTGTTTGGGATTGTGAGTCATCCAAAGCACCAGGAAGTGATGGTACAACATGA